A window of Magnetospirillum sp. genomic DNA:
CTCGTGAATGCCGACGGCGCGGCCGATCCGCTGCGCCTCGACATTGCCGGTGCGGTCAACGTTCCGGCGCTCGCGGGCGAACAGAAATTCACGCTGAAAGGCCAGGTCGGTTCGGTCGAGCGCGCATTGCAAACCGTCGGGCGCCCCTATCCCGTCGATCTCGCTTTTGCGGTCGGCGACAATGTGCTGACCGGCAAGATTGCGGGCGGCATCATGGTCCCCACCAAGGGCCAGGGTTATACGTTCGACCTCATCGCCGAAATCCCCGAGGTGCAGAAACTCGCCGCCCTCGCCAAGCAGGAAATCCCGGCACTCGGGCCTTTGAAGCTCACGCTCAAGATCGCCGACAGCGGCCCCAGCAACCGTTTGAGCCTGCCCGAAATCAAGGTCGAATTCGGCAAGGCCGACACGATCAAGCTCGACGTGGCGGGTGCGTTCCTCGATCCGCTCGAACAGCGCGGCCTCAACGTCGCCGTGCGCGCCGTCTCGACCGACATGGCCGCCCCGTTCCGGGCCGCGCGCATGGAACCGGCCGTGGCAGGCCCGCTCGATCTGCAGTTGCAACTGCGCGACACGGCCGCCGCCCGCTACCAGCTTTCCAACCTCAAGCTCGCGGCAGGCCCGCAGAACGCGGTCGATCTTTCGGGCGAGGCCACACTTGCCAATCCGCCCGGCGGCAAGCCCTCGGTGCAGGCCAATCTGCGCTCGACCTCGGTCGATCTCGTGAAGCTGTTCCCGCCCAAGCCCGCAACCGCACAGCCCGCAAGGCCTGCGGCGGCACCTTCGGCCGCCACGCCCAGCGACGGGCGCGTGATCCCGAACGAGAAGGTGCCGTTCGAATTGCTGAACAGTGCGAACGCCGATCTGCGCTACGCGGCCGACAGCATCGTCACGCAAGGGGCGACGCTGCGCAGCCTCAATCTGCAGCTCGTCGTCAATAACGGCCAGCTTACTCTGCGGCCTTTGACCTTCGAGATGGACGGCGGGAAATTTGCGATCGAGACCACGGCCAACGCCGCGCAGAAGGGCTTCACGCAGAAGGTCGAGATGCGCAATCTCGATGTCGGCCGCGTGCTCACCGAGCGCAAGCTCAACGATTGGTTCAAGGGTGGGCTTACCGCGTTCGATCTCAATCTGCGCGGCCAGGGCGAGACCGCGCGCGGGCTTGCTGCAACGCTGCAGGGCGATGTGTTCCTGAACATGGGGCCGGGCGAGCTTGGCCAGGCCGCCACGCGCGTGATCGGCGATTGGCTCGGCAAGGTCGCCCCGCCGTTGGCGGCCCTCAATATCGGCACGTCGGTGCGTTGCGGCATCCACAAGATCGACTTCCAGAACGGGGTGGGCACCTACAAAGCCGGCCTCATCGATACGGGCATCATGTCGGCGCGCACCTCGGGCTCGTTCGATCTGCGCAGCGAGCAGCTCAATCTCAATCAGGTTGCAGGCCCGGTCGCCGTGTTCATTCGCGGCACCTTCGCCAACTCGAGCGTCGTCCCCGATCCGGCCGGTACGGCACAAGCGCTGCTGTCGGGCGGGGCAGGGGCGGTCACGGGCATTGTCGGCGGTGCCGGCAACATCGTCGGCGGGGCAGGTGCTATCGTCGGCGGTCTGCTTGGCGGCGGCCAGCGCCAGGCGGCACCGGCGCAAGCGGCCCCGGGCGCCTCGAATGCCTGCGCCCAGGCGCTTGCGGCCGCAACGGGCCGCCCGGCACCGGCACAACCGGCGTCCGCACCCGCCGCCCAACCGGCCCCGGCGCAAGCGGCCCCGGCACCCGCTCCCTCGGGCGGCATCCAGGTGCCCGGCATCGGCCGCCTGCCGTTCGGCCGTTGAGCACGTCGCCGACGAAAGACGCCTACGCCATCCCCAGCGTCGTGGCGCTGGGCGATGCGTATGGCGTGGCACTCGACGGCACGCCTGTGCGCACGCCTGCGGGGGCTGCGATCGCCGTGCACACGCAAGCGTTCGCCCAAGCGCTCGCCGACGAATGGCAAGGCGTGGTGCCGAAGGGCAAATTCACGAAGATCGATTTTGCGCGCGTTCCCCTCACGCGCATCGTGGGTACGGCGATCGATCGCATCGGCCCGCAGCGCGATGCGATCATCGAAGCGCTTCTCGGCTTCGCCGAAACCGATCTTGTCTGCTACCGCGTCGAGCAGCCGCGCGATTTGGCCGCCCGCCAGATCGCGCATTGGCAACCGCTGCTCGATTGGCTGGCGCACCGCTACGACGCGCGGCTTGAAACGCATCTCGCCGTCGTCGGGCCGCCGCAACCGGAGGCGAGCCTCAAGGCGTTGCGCAAAGCGCTCGCAGCCGCAAGCGATCTCGAACTCGCGGGTCTCGGCGTTGCGGTCGACGCGGCGGGCTCGCTCGCGATCGGGTTGGCGCTTGCGCAAGCCCGCATCGATGCCGCCCAGGCTTTTGCCGCCGCCGAGCTCGATGCCGCCTACCAGGCCGAGCGCTGGGGCGAAGACCCGGTCTTGACCGCAAAACATGCTGCAATTCGCGACGATCTTGCTGTTTGCGAAAGGTTTTTCGCGCTGGCGCGCGGCTGATCGGTTTGCTACTCCCTAGGGCCGCAGCATAAATCCGTCATCGAAGGGACATGTCCGGCCCATGCAGGAAATCCTGAACGAACTCGAAGCCCGCCGCCAAAGTGCGCGGTCCGGCGGTGGGGCCAAGCGGGTGGCGGCCCAGCATGCCAAGGGCAAGCTCACGGCGCGCGAGCGGCTCGAATTGCTGCTCGACGAAGGCTCGTTCGAAGAGTGGGACATGTTCGTCGAACATCGCTCGGTCGAGTTCGGCATGGACGAGCAGAAAGTCCCCGGCGACGGCGTGGTCACGGGATGGGGCACCATCAACGGGCGCCTCGTGTTCGTGTATTCGCAGGATTTCACCGTGTTCGGCGGTTCGCTTTCGGAAGCGCATGCCGAGAAGATCTGCAAGATCATGGACCAGGCGATGAAAGTGGGTGCCCCCGTGATCGGCCTCAACGATTCGGGCGGTGCGCGCATCCAAGAAGGGGTCGCGAGCCTTGCGGGCTACGCCGAAGTGTTCCAGCGCAACGTGTTGGCTTCCGGCGTGGTGCCGCAGATCTCGCTCGTGATGGGGCCTTGTGCGGGCGGGGCTGTCTATTCGCCCGCCATGACCGATTTCATCTTCATGGTCAAAGACAGCTCCTACATGTTCGTGACCGGGCCCGACGTCGTCAAAACCGTCACGCACGAGATCGTGTCGGCCGAGGATCTCGGCGGGGCCGCCACGCACACGCAGAAATCCGGCGTGGCAGACCTTGCTTTCGACAACGACGTCGAAGCACTGCTCCAGACGCGCCGCTTTTTCGATTTCCTGCCTGCGAGCAACAAGACGGGTGCGCCGCAGCGCCCCACGCACGACGCGGCCGACCGGCTCGAGCCCTCGCTCGACACGCTGATCCCCGATAATCCCAACAAGCCCTACGACATGCACGAGGCGATCTTGAAGATCGTCGACGACGGCGATTTCTTCGAGATCCAGCCCGACAACGCCAAGAACATCATCGTCGGCTTCGGGCGCATCGAAGGGGCCACGGTCGGGTTCGTTGCCAACCAGCCGATGGTGCTGGCGGGCTGCCTCGACATTGCGGCCTCGATCAAGGCCGCGCGCTTCGTGCGCTTCTGCGATTGTTTCGGCATTCCGCTGGTCACCCTCGTGGACGTGCCGGGCTTCATGCCGGGAACGGCGCAGGAATACGGCGGCATCATCAAACACGGCGCCAAGCTGCTCTACGCCTATGCCGAAGCGACCGTGCCGAAGGTGACCCTCATCACGCGCAAAGCCTACGGCGGTGCCTACGACGTGATGGCGTCCAAGCATTTGCGCGGCGATTTGAACTATGCGTGGCCGGCCGCGGAAATCGCCGTGATGGGCCCGAAGGGGGCCGTCGAGATCATCTTCCGCGCCGACATGGGCGACCCCGCCAAGATCGAAGCGCGCACGAACGAATATCGCCGTCGCTTCGCGAACCCGTTCGTCGCCGCCTCGCGCGGCTTCATCGACGACGTGATCTCGCCCGCTTCCACGCGCCCGCGCCTGGCGCGCGCCTTGGCGATGCTGCGCACGAAGAAGCTCGAAAATCCGTGGAAGAAACACGGGAACATTCCGCTGTGAAAGACCCGCGCGCCGAACGGTTGAAGC
This region includes:
- a CDS encoding chaperone, ATP12, which translates into the protein MSTSPTKDAYAIPSVVALGDAYGVALDGTPVRTPAGAAIAVHTQAFAQALADEWQGVVPKGKFTKIDFARVPLTRIVGTAIDRIGPQRDAIIEALLGFAETDLVCYRVEQPRDLAARQIAHWQPLLDWLAHRYDARLETHLAVVGPPQPEASLKALRKALAAASDLELAGLGVAVDAAGSLAIGLALAQARIDAAQAFAAAELDAAYQAERWGEDPVLTAKHAAIRDDLAVCERFFALARG
- a CDS encoding AsmA family protein, with the translated sequence MRILKWVAIGLVGLVVVVVAGVFIVASSIDPNQYKPQIVEAAKKATGRDLALKGDIKLAIGFSPSFGIADVTFSNAPWGSRPEMVKVGRFEVQVALLPLLSKQIEITRLVLADTDILLETDAAGRGNWEFETAAPAPAQPNQSQAAQSGGAGAPLPVVRAVELRNARFAYRDGKTRETQEIKLERILVNADGAADPLRLDIAGAVNVPALAGEQKFTLKGQVGSVERALQTVGRPYPVDLAFAVGDNVLTGKIAGGIMVPTKGQGYTFDLIAEIPEVQKLAALAKQEIPALGPLKLTLKIADSGPSNRLSLPEIKVEFGKADTIKLDVAGAFLDPLEQRGLNVAVRAVSTDMAAPFRAARMEPAVAGPLDLQLQLRDTAAARYQLSNLKLAAGPQNAVDLSGEATLANPPGGKPSVQANLRSTSVDLVKLFPPKPATAQPARPAAAPSAATPSDGRVIPNEKVPFELLNSANADLRYAADSIVTQGATLRSLNLQLVVNNGQLTLRPLTFEMDGGKFAIETTANAAQKGFTQKVEMRNLDVGRVLTERKLNDWFKGGLTAFDLNLRGQGETARGLAATLQGDVFLNMGPGELGQAATRVIGDWLGKVAPPLAALNIGTSVRCGIHKIDFQNGVGTYKAGLIDTGIMSARTSGSFDLRSEQLNLNQVAGPVAVFIRGTFANSSVVPDPAGTAQALLSGGAGAVTGIVGGAGNIVGGAGAIVGGLLGGGQRQAAPAQAAPGASNACAQALAAATGRPAPAQPASAPAAQPAPAQAAPAPAPSGGIQVPGIGRLPFGR
- a CDS encoding acyl-CoA carboxylase subunit beta, producing the protein MQEILNELEARRQSARSGGGAKRVAAQHAKGKLTARERLELLLDEGSFEEWDMFVEHRSVEFGMDEQKVPGDGVVTGWGTINGRLVFVYSQDFTVFGGSLSEAHAEKICKIMDQAMKVGAPVIGLNDSGGARIQEGVASLAGYAEVFQRNVLASGVVPQISLVMGPCAGGAVYSPAMTDFIFMVKDSSYMFVTGPDVVKTVTHEIVSAEDLGGAATHTQKSGVADLAFDNDVEALLQTRRFFDFLPASNKTGAPQRPTHDAADRLEPSLDTLIPDNPNKPYDMHEAILKIVDDGDFFEIQPDNAKNIIVGFGRIEGATVGFVANQPMVLAGCLDIAASIKAARFVRFCDCFGIPLVTLVDVPGFMPGTAQEYGGIIKHGAKLLYAYAEATVPKVTLITRKAYGGAYDVMASKHLRGDLNYAWPAAEIAVMGPKGAVEIIFRADMGDPAKIEARTNEYRRRFANPFVAASRGFIDDVISPASTRPRLARALAMLRTKKLENPWKKHGNIPL